The Haliotis asinina isolate JCU_RB_2024 chromosome 2, JCU_Hal_asi_v2, whole genome shotgun sequence genomic interval TTAACCTCAGCTGATCATTTCTCTTGCATATGGCACTTCTGTGCGAATATATTAGGCTTCATAaaagaaattaaatgtttctcgggcacgtTGTTTTCGGAAGTGACAAGTGCGGTaggactttttttaaaaaagttgatagaaaaaagtgacgagggaggaacacattatTATCTtattctctcagaaatacagcttggaaagtttagcacgtgttaatgagttgtagatccAGTCAcattcgttcttacagacactcattcttacagtggACAAGTGGATATTCAGGTCGTGCGAAgtcaaaaatgtattttttcttaAATATCAATAGAAGCTTGTTacgtgcacaaataaaagtgacccGCGGGTGCCCGAGAAACACGTCACTTTCTTGTTTGCATACACATTTTTATTTAGCCCTACTAAGAATGCTATACATCTCCCACATCAGTCCTGAATTTATACTGTTGAATATTTACCCCAAACACGAGAAGTACGAAGTGGGAACCTTTGTCTGGTAATCTGAGTGAAgtcaccactaattatacctgttatatattcattgactgaccatcaagtgaatgatggcaATTAAATATGTGTCTGTCTACACAGCCAAACTTACATTAAAGCAAACGATTAGCAAACACCGTTTGAATTTCCTAGAAAACAGAGGTCAGCGCTGTTTGGAGGATACGAACTGAACTTCATTGCTGCGTGAGACACACGTGTAAACATTTACTGCGTACTGAAGTTAAAGCTCCATGCACCTATTTATCTCAGTAAACTTTCACATTTTTCTAGCAATGGCAAAGTGAGGTTAGTTTACAAATTCCAATAAATCACGTGTGTGGTTTCAATATCATAGGTCAAAAGGGTTTGCAGTATTACATGTCATTTAAAACAAACTTGAGGTAGAAACACAGAAACAGAATCAGTCATCACACCATCCACACATCAGTAAACGTTAGTCGCTCTGGATCAGTGTcgctttaaaggtcacatgcaaccaaacaatcgaacatgattaaaacacaattatcacttattcatgacacataatatacattgctgcttgttaaaaaaaaaatgaacaaaattataagcgtacaatcgcgattcaaaagtgcaatagttTGAACTTGGgattacttccctcgaaacgaagccctcgggagaccgaacccagtcatagcgggtggacgtgcactcaagtgtgacgacggcttccgattgactggttcatttgctgatacgctgatggctcattttgtgtacagaaagatgatctgtttggtgggcattttagaagtatggcgagtcacaaaaaagtaagattctttatggataacaacttcttttattgtacttgatgcgtcgtttcagtatggattcatataccgttgtcaaacaaaaaatcatatacactggaaggagttgttatccataaaaaatgtttatagagatgttgggtttcaTAAATACgttttctctgaatttgcgttcgatccagacaaaaataatctcagtagagatggtgaactactgcgtggctggaaactatcattcgtccaagtacaaagcaggacttgaaactaacaagagtttgcaccagtttccgtcagatccagtcatccgagaaaaatggatgtagtttgtttgcaactcacagacataaaaacatgtcatgtgttcaagtatcacacctgtttAATCACATAATCCAACAGAGACTGGACTCGGGGCACcagtcataaatcagtttattttcgTTATGGCGTTTAGCCTGatatgtggtcaatgactgaagctgtgtattgcatattgtctttagcagacaggcagacagacatataggtgtcactaaaccagacattgagctttgtGACAGAgcctgcttaccacaatcaacagggttttttatgtaacgagtagattatttacttgtttgtgtacacaaccaagattagactactgctcactccgggcatgcatactgtttcaagctccgcgaacctattcactgcgcatgcgctatgggcgcagcgcagcacagctgttgaaaccacttttcccccagtgctgggggaaatttagtgaattgtttgaactccgatttcgcgggctttttttcatcgcgttttttctcAACCTTATAGACTGCATTGAcctttttgatgatttgtttcggtaagtgcataccgaaaggtatcagaatctgcaaagttgtgttttacgttgcatgtgacatttaagGATGGTGATCTAGATGAAAGTTAGGACAATTCGGttatgtgggtatactacgtcaacaggcactgtgcagtcaaccagataatttgttgttttaacctgtctgacaattgttatgtctgGCCAGGAAGAAACAGCaagttgatgttaacacatgtgatctaacgatagttttgcgttctttagtaTGTTTAGGAAGGGATGGTCGTGgtttatcatttattctttcattcattcacatatgtacatatttcttttagtctttctttcattcattgacatatacttcttgctcttaattcattcattcattcactgtaagatttcgactgatacagtaaactgtctgaagtactgttaaacgcagccaaGTTGCGATGGATACATGACGAGGCGcatgttaattagtacaaatggtaaagaaagcaagcgagtgacctgtcCCTTTTGTAGACTATTCCCGCtgtgacaaataggagaataagaatgaatatttttatggatgtcaacttcttattatgagaacacaacgtttcggtgttaatgcttactccttcatcacctaatgaaatgctgtgttctcataataagttgatatccataaaaatattcattcttatgtatttcactactaaatgcccttcaaagaaataggagaataccccataaaacctcggtcgaAGGAAAGCTGGGACATGGAAATGGGAATTACTAAAAAGGGAGACcgcaatattaaaacgaaacatgctgaactgggtaggtacacgtAAAACTACTGGAtaggtacactttccaagcgtAAGGTTTAACCCTCGATAGAATGTATTTAACAACGTAAACTTTGACAACATACCTTGTATCACCTAGAAAGAAACACACGTTTGGTGCATGGTGTTTCCTTTGTGAGAGGTTTTACAAGGCCATTAGTTCACGACTGATGACGCGTGATGTCCTGGACAGAAGGTGACACTATTTTGAGTTCTTTCCTGAATTACTCagtcaatacagtttaaagatctcacaacactgtttattaatgtgtcccagcattgtctttatgtcactggagtttggtcactcttgattagggctttcacaaataacttcaacttcatagatatagcttGAATTTCGTTATAAGTAtggaatacctaaattcaaaagaatctcaaagCTTACTATTCtaaatgtactgtatatgttgctggaagtaaaggtcTGCGTTCAGGacacgtgaagatctggagtaaaatagggcttcagcaacccacgcttaccataaaaggcgactcctaagaggcgactaacgggatcgggtggtcaggctcgttggtggttgacacgtcatcggttcccaattgtgcagatcgatgctcctgctgttgatcactggattgtctggtccaaactcgattatctacaaaccgccgccatattgctgggatattgctgagtgcgacataaaactaaactcactaaattaaactgaaattatttgtcattataatttGATCTATATTtaaaccacatgtttgcaaaataaagaaaacaagcaaatgaatatattttagtccACGAGaatagtcgaattaagaccggaatgagtTCATtcttgtcatgatacttataaacacactttcattcatttacaagcTCTAAGAGAGAATAAAAACAAATTGGAGGAATTACGTCAAAACGAGTTGAATTTTGTAGCatgatatttataaacatatcttcattcatttacaacctccaaaacacaggaagaGATGTATTTTGAAGTAAAAGTATTTATTCtggcatatgttttaaaacatcGCGCtaaattcgcaaaattaagtcaaaatgagctgaaatttgtgtcatgatttgTGTCATAAAGGCAGTAAAAGGAAAGGAAaggaaaagtaaatattctcgcccatgggccaaatgtttttcgtcCATAGGCTAGATTTTTTTttaatcgctctaaattagcagaattaagtcagaATAAgctgaattttgtgtcatgacactaataaatatattttcatttatttaaaaactgcaaaacatggaaaaaacatgttttttgagtgaaagtaaatattttcgtccatgggccaatatgtttttcacccatgggcgagatcttttaaaatcgctgtcagttagcggagtcgAGTCACAAccagctgaaatttgtgtcatgatacttattaacattttttcattcatttacaacctccaaaacatttattctggacgaaattaaacattcTAGCCCATGAGCCACTGTTCTCCCAAATGCATGCCCATGGGTGAGCGAGTTTAAAGTTTTcaaaatcccttgtgagagagtggccacagagTGGAGAGTTCCTGGACTTTtatgagtccagaattaaattgtgacgtgttgtaAAGGGTAgattatttgcttgtttgtgtacacaaccaagagcAGACTACTACTCACGACATActccgagcatgcatactgtttcaatctccgcgaacctattcactgcatatGCGCTATGGGCGAAACGCAGCAGAGTTGTTGAAACTGCTTTTTGCCCAAGGGCTAGGGGAAAtgtagtgaatcgtttgaactccgatttcgagAGCTTTTTTTCAtggcgttttttcaactttataggttgaattggcatttgttATGATATCTTtctgtaagtgcataccgaaaggtatcagaatctgcaaagttgtgttttacgttgcatgtgacctataACCACTACCGCTATAAGCATATCCAAAAGCATATGCACACACTGTTAGAGAAACCATCGGTATAATAACTTCTTGTAATAGCATTAACTGATTGAGCACAATGCGGTCTCTATGGGGCTAAGCTGATGACGACTATGTTGGTAGTTACATGCCGGACAACCGTCAGCCAATCAGCAACAAGTTTGAAGCGAGCGGGGACATATAGACAGTCTCCGTCTTGTTTCGGCCAGTAACACCTCAAGTGCCCAGCTTGTATCTTACAGTTCACAGGACCTACCCTCTCCTTGCTCCTTCCAAACTTCAACATGCGTGAGATCGTCCACATGCAAACTGGCCAGTGCGGCAACCAGATCGGAGCTAAGGTAAATCAATTTTCTGTGAAACtattaaattatatttaaaCTTGTCATTTCCACATCAATCAATGACAATTAAGAACCAAAACAGGAACCAGACCAAGCAAGCCACGACATTCACGTTTTTAAACTGAGATTTCAATGTTCAGTGACTTGCATAAGGCGTGTATATTATAAACGACAAATTCAAATTTCAGTTCTGGGAGGTGATCTCTGATGAGCACGGCATTGACCCAACCGGCACCTACCACGGTGACTCCGACCTCCAGCTGGAGAGAATCAACGTTTACTACAACGAGGCTAcaggtttgttatttttttatgcagAAGACACGAGGATAGACACAAAGCATCTGGTGCCTGTTGGCATACAGCAGATGTTTATCGTTAAGTTTTTATTTTCCAATTACCGTCGTTCAATCGAAATAGCAAAAGAAGGCTTTCTCAGGTCAGCATACGGGAATTAATCCCATTGACTTTGTCATCAGTTCTTATTATAGTATGAAGATACATTCTTTGCACAAAAAGCCCAAACCATTTGAGGCTTCAGAGAGAGCACAATGCCAAACTTGTAACATCTTACTcatattaaaaacatttaaacCCCTGCCTAACTTTTCGGAAGGAAAATGGGTTCCTCGTGCCATGGCAGAAAACGAGAGGGCTTCACAAATGTGTTTATTCTTGACAAAAAGGTGGTTAATGACAAATCGAACCTAACACATTGCTATTCGTAATTAGGACAGCACCTGGAAGCATCACATTTATATGTCTTTCTAGGAGGAAAATATGTTCCCCGTGCTGTTCTTGTGGATCTGGAGCCCGGAACCATGGACTCTGTGCGATCTGGTCCCTTCGGTCAAATCTTCCGTCCAGACAACTTTGTCTTCGGTCAGAGTGGTGCTGGCAACAACTGGGCCAAGGGACACTACACAGAGGGCGCCGAGTTGGTGGACTCCGTGTTGGATGTTGTCCGGAAGGAAGCGGAGAGCTGTGACTGTCTGCAAGGCTTCCAACTGACCCACTCCCTTGGGGGTGGCACCGGGTCTGGCatgggcactctcctcatcagCAAGATCAGGGAGGAGTACCCCGACAGGATCATGAACACCTTCTCCGTTGTGCCATCACCAAAGGTATGTTGAAATTATTTCTCGGGCATTGCTGGGTCAATTCAGCACTTTACCATTTGTGTGCTGCTGAAGATGTGAGTAAACAATTTCTTAACAAtgcaaaaagaaaaaagaaaagaagggacaacaacaacaaaacacagcTAAATTGATTCCATTATGTCATGTTCTTCTTTCCCAGGTGTCGGATACAGTCGTTGAGCCCTACAATGCCACCTTGTCTGTACATCAACTGGTTGAGAACACTGACGAGTCCTACTGTATTGACAACGAGGCCCTCTACGACATCTGCTTCAGGACACTGAAGCTGACCACACCCACCTACGGTGACCTCAACCATCTAGTATCCGCCACCATGTCCGGAGTGACAACATGTCTTCGATTCCCTGGACAGTTGAACGCTGATCTCCGTAAACTGGCTGTCAACATGGTGCCCTTCCCTCGTCTCCACTTCTTCATGCCTGGATTCGCCCCACTCACATCCAGAGGAAGTCAACAGTACCGTGCCCTGACAGTACCTGAACTCACCCAACAGATGTTCGATGCCAAGAACATGATGGCTGCCTGTGATCCTCGTCATGGCCGCTACCTTACCGTTGCTGCCATGTTCCGAGGTCGCATGTCTATGAAGGAGGTTGACGAACAGATGCTCAAcgtccaaaacaaaaacagcagcTACTTTGTCGAATGGATCCCCAACAACGTCAAAACCGCCGTCTGTGACATACCACCACGTGGTCTCAAGATGTCGTCTACCTTCATTGGTAACAGCACAGCCATCCAGGAGATCTTCAAACGTATCTCCGAACAGTTCACAGCCATGTTCCGTCGCAAAGCCTTCCTTCACTGGTACACTGGCGAGGGTATGGATGAGATGGAGTTCACAGAGGCCGAGTCCAACATGAACGACTTGGTGTCAGAGTATCAACAGTACCAGGACGCCACCGCCGAGGAAGAGGGGGAGTTTGACGAGGAAGAAGGAGAAGGTGAAGAAGcttaaatacatttttcttGTCCATGTACACTCAGAAATAAATCTGAACCGATCAGAAATGCCTTTGTGTTTTACAATGTTATATGAAATAGGTATTTATGCCTGGTAATTAGTAAGAAAGTGATGTTTGATATACAGAAATAGGAGCAGGAGCAAAGAGCAACGCAATCACAACATGCAATGATCTTCCTTGAGCGAAGTCTATTAATagtctttaaaaaaaatattcaccACGAGTATTTAAATGCTATTGTTAAGTCTACAGCAAATGTACGCAGACTGtaacactgaaatgtttttaatgaaattgCATTGGTGGCCCTTTTGTTCAGATGTCTGAAACACTTGTATCAGTAATGGATCATAGGTTTTGTAAATAGTCCGTATGCTATCCTTAACTTATGAGTTTGCAGCTCAGTCACATAGATGTATGTGATGTTCAGTTCTAGCCATTTATTGAGAAATCATATTCAGTGCTACGAGACAAATATTTCCAATTAAAAAATATCTAACTACAATTATCTCTGTCATGCATTCGGTATAACCATGTCTGTGTTAGCCGTTTAGAAACATGAAGAATGACTCTTTGTTATCACGGATAACGTCTTCTCATTCAACCTGTTAGGCTACTTGCAAATTCACAGTACGATTAGTCTAGTTGTTGTttaaccccgcactcagcaatattccatgcatACGGTTTGGAAataatgtggaccagacaatttaaTGAAGAaaagtatgaacatcgatctgcacaatttagAGAAGATGTcatgtgttaaccaaatcaGCAGACCTGAACACCAATCCAGCTGGTCTCCTcttacaaacatgggtttctgaTGACcgattctgacccggatcttcacggattgtGATCATGTGAATAACGAGGGGACAGAGAGTTACCCTGAAATGTAACAAGGAATAAATACGATGTGTGAAACATCATTCACAGGCATCTTGACACATAGTAACCTGTTACCTACAAAACGAGTCATGCCCTCGTGAATTAAATGGACGAGTGTTCTAAATCTCATAGGTTTCTCCAAACTATTTTCAAAAAGATTCTTACGGATGTAGAAGCCTTGCTCTGTAGATATACATCAgttcctttaaacagtatggaatattttgcaaactttagtttagaacagttgcctgaagtaagtaGGTATATTTACTTTACACTTGTGAGTCTGAACTTTTAAAGATCACCTATACTCTATGAggtgcaaatacataaatcactcaTCGCATCGTTATAAAtaaaaccccgtcattaaaactactcatttcgatcttGACCTCGACCATTCGTCATCCAATCAGAGCGGATATGAGGTAcagatatgagggtctatgaagaattcatttacatttcagGGTGTAAAATATtccgtttacaggtttgtacaaacctgaaatcgcgacagctgtgGTGAAAAATtgaagctatatgttctcacaatgtactgtcatttagttttgtctcctgctttgcctagtttatgaaccttgttttcatagacgattctgtcacaatcacttggtgtcgctaggttgtaatccgtgttaggtggcaTAAACCTACATGTATTTTGTCATCAACCTGATGCTCAGTTGAATGaattataacaggtataattagtggtaacgccacttagattacccaacaaaggtccccatttggcatttcttttgtctggattgatcaaaggattaaccgataacacgcttattgattaattacttttatgcggatttgtcaaaaggtagtgtttatttatgtacattcactaatctatactgaatacagtCTGTCGTGTCTGCGcctgtgtaaaaacaactcCCTTccttcaaaggattaaccgctaATACATTgcttgattgctcattattggccgactaaattactttttttaaaagaatgacaaTCACCATCCAGTTAactgccaggtgtgctatcttaggtgaccaatgagactatgcAGCAATGTGAAATACCTGAAACGATAGTCACGTTTTCGTaaattagactgttaaaagacacatcacttggaaaatctgcagatgaatggcatatcactcgtttttgtggatactgATGGATACATCCATCGAACAAGGTAACAGGCTGACGATGCTCCTATAACTTAAATTTCTTTCAATTTTAATAGTAGCATTCAACAGagtcattgttttcgtcgtgaagtctaatgatacagacaacatacactagggcgtgcgtgcgaactTTGATTCACATTGGTAAACCATAAAATATTACATTCCTCTTATAAATTCGCTATAAGTACaagcccccctaagtaattgaaggaattacggcaaatttgaaggaattgcatctcaaatgtaaacaaacgcagaccactcgcgaaacaattgcagcgatatcggtagtttagtgGTAATAACATAAACCCAACGCACCAACGcacctatcggaagcaatgtcggtaatacttgaaacacgctcggcgatcttcggagatttctcggctccgctccgtgatttgtcggttgcgtcctgaaactcacacatcatcACATGGCGTCACTAGGAagagcacccgtctcggtgagttttgtttttagtttctactgtacAATTATATGAATCAGTGTATGGCAATCTCGTGTATGAAATTCCTCTCAAGTACCCAAAACAGCGACACACTATGATAAATACCACTCCGTTCCTGACATACACGTCCTTTGCCCTACCCtttgtattttttgtcatttattttaTGGGGCAGTGGGAAAGCCTAAGGGTAAAAGTGTAcgctcgtcaagctgaagacccggattcgattccccacatgggaatgtgtgaagcccatttccccTTTCTGATGTCTTCCGCCGTGATATGTATGCTCAGTCAGTGCTCACAAGTTTACAGCTGGGACAGTACTCGGTGTATCTAGATTCAGTACATTTCATCCCTGCCTCTGGATGTCAAGGATATAGAGCAACAAATGCTTATCATTGGTCATTTCTAATTATTCAATTTAAGACTGGGTTATATAAAGGATTGAAGGTGGTGAATGTATTATGTGATATGTAATCTGCACGTGGACGCGTAGCGAGAAATAATACTGAACACAAGTTagagagtgcgtgagtgagtttagtttgcgGCCACACCCAACAATATACCATCTAtgtggcggcggtgtgtaaataatcaaacctagacttgacaatctagtgatcaacagtagaGCATAGATCCACTCAAGTGGGATTCAATTACTTGAGGCAGCTAGCCTGCccacccaatcccgtcagtcgcctcatacgacaagcgtgggttactgaagaaaaGTTATACCCCGGTTCTTAATGGTCGTGCATCGTGTGAAGGCGAAGACCAGATAATCAAATGACTATTAGCATCGGTCTtcgcaaatgggatatgatcacatgtatcaaccaagtcaacgagcatGATCACTCTATATCtgagccgcctcttacgacaagcgtatgTTACCGAAGACCAACTTTCACTCCGATCTTCATGTAAAACATGTTGAAAGTATTGTCCATCACTGCGAATGTGTGTTTTGTGAAGAAACAACCGATCCATATTTCGACACTTTAAAACTCGGCTTCCCTCTAAAGTTCAATTTCAACTGCAAATCGGTCATTCTTATCTGTACAAAGTATTAGCTGACCACGAATCACCACGGGATCTGGTGAGCTATAGAGTTggaagtgagtgactttagttttacgcagtattcaggctatatggcggtggtctataaataatcgagtttggaccagacaatcctctgACCATTAGCATGAACatagatctacgcaatttggttgcgatgacaagtgtcaacctcgtcagcgagcttgaccacccgactcttttagtcgcctcttgcgagaggcatggtttactgaagatcagatcTAACCAGCATGTTCTCGGGTCTTAGAGTTAGTAGAAGAAATATGGGAATCTGAACTGTCAAAAGACACTGAGAGAGTCTGGGCCACCCgaaatatgtttcacacattctacATATGTGGAAATAGAGACGGACCGTTCTTATACACAGTATCACTTGATAACAGCAATAGGATcgtggtcacgccgaagacccaagtttcatttccacacatggatacaatgtgtgaagttcatttcggGTGTCCGCgacgtgacattgctggatACGCTAAGAGCGGCATGAAGACaacctcactcattctctcCCTTACACATTCGCAGTGAAAAGCcttcatgtttcatttccaaTGAATAATGTGTGTTCAAAAGACAACAAAGTAGACATCTTGGTCCAGTTTAAATGTATTACACAGGGTACACAAACTAAAAAACGAGATTTCAGGCTTCGTCAGCTTCTCCTT includes:
- the LOC137273579 gene encoding tubulin beta chain-like; translated protein: MREIVHMQTGQCGNQIGAKFWEVISDEHGIDPTGTYHGDSDLQLERINVYYNEATGGKYVPRAVLVDLEPGTMDSVRSGPFGQIFRPDNFVFGQSGAGNNWAKGHYTEGAELVDSVLDVVRKEAESCDCLQGFQLTHSLGGGTGSGMGTLLISKIREEYPDRIMNTFSVVPSPKVSDTVVEPYNATLSVHQLVENTDESYCIDNEALYDICFRTLKLTTPTYGDLNHLVSATMSGVTTCLRFPGQLNADLRKLAVNMVPFPRLHFFMPGFAPLTSRGSQQYRALTVPELTQQMFDAKNMMAACDPRHGRYLTVAAMFRGRMSMKEVDEQMLNVQNKNSSYFVEWIPNNVKTAVCDIPPRGLKMSSTFIGNSTAIQEIFKRISEQFTAMFRRKAFLHWYTGEGMDEMEFTEAESNMNDLVSEYQQYQDATAEEEGEFDEEEGEGEEA